The proteins below are encoded in one region of Streptomyces roseirectus:
- a CDS encoding response regulator, whose amino-acid sequence MRETAEIRVFLLDDHEVVRRGVRELLAVEDGVEVIGEAGTAAEALARIPALRPDVAVLDVRLPDGSGVEVCREIRSQDPSLKCLILTSFADDEALFDAIMAGASGYVLKAIRGDELLSAVRDVAAGRSLLDPVATARVLERLRDGGPKEDERLARLTDQERRILTLIGDGLTNRQIGEELHLAEKTIKNYVSSVLAKMGMQRRSQAAAYVARAQAARPS is encoded by the coding sequence GTGCGTGAAACCGCAGAAATCAGGGTTTTTCTCCTCGATGATCATGAAGTCGTCCGGCGTGGCGTACGCGAACTGCTCGCGGTCGAGGACGGCGTCGAGGTGATCGGCGAGGCGGGCACGGCGGCCGAGGCGCTGGCCCGGATCCCGGCCCTGCGTCCCGACGTCGCCGTCCTCGACGTGCGGCTTCCCGACGGCAGCGGCGTCGAGGTGTGCCGGGAGATCCGCTCCCAGGACCCGTCGCTGAAGTGTCTGATACTGACCTCTTTCGCGGACGACGAGGCCCTGTTCGACGCGATCATGGCGGGCGCGTCCGGGTACGTCCTGAAGGCGATCCGGGGCGACGAGCTGCTGTCGGCCGTCCGGGACGTCGCCGCGGGCCGCTCGCTGCTGGACCCGGTCGCCACCGCGCGCGTGCTGGAGCGGCTGCGCGACGGCGGGCCCAAGGAGGATGAACGCCTCGCCCGCCTCACCGACCAGGAGCGCCGCATCCTCACGCTCATCGGCGACGGCCTCACCAACCGGCAGATCGGCGAGGAACTGCACCTCGCCGAGAAGACGATCAAGAACTACGTGTCGAGCGTGCTGGCCAAGATGGGGATGCAGCGGCGTTCCCAGGCGGCGGCGTACGTGGCCCGCGCCCAGGCGGCCCGCCCGAGCTGA
- a CDS encoding bacterial proteasome activator family protein, with protein MEMPRNERSPENAQKILVVGQDGMALGGVDLDDEGREVPVTEMVEQPAKVMRIGSMIKQLLEEVRAAPLDEASRARLKEIHASSVKELEDGLAPELVEELERLSLPFNEESTPSDAELRIAQAQLVGWLEGLFHGIQTTLFAQQMAARAQLEQMRRALPPGVGGHEGEEGHPGARTGGPYL; from the coding sequence ATGGAGATGCCGAGGAACGAAAGGTCGCCGGAGAACGCCCAGAAGATCCTGGTCGTGGGCCAGGACGGCATGGCGCTCGGCGGGGTCGACCTGGACGACGAGGGTCGGGAAGTTCCCGTGACCGAGATGGTGGAGCAGCCGGCGAAGGTCATGCGGATCGGAAGCATGATCAAGCAACTGCTGGAGGAGGTGCGGGCGGCTCCGCTGGACGAGGCGAGCCGGGCGCGTCTCAAGGAGATCCACGCGAGTTCGGTGAAGGAGCTGGAGGACGGCCTCGCGCCGGAGCTCGTCGAGGAACTGGAGCGCCTGTCGCTCCCGTTCAACGAGGAGTCCACGCCCAGCGACGCCGAGCTGAGGATCGCCCAGGCGCAGCTCGTGGGCTGGCTGGAGGGCCTGTTCCACGGGATCCAGACGACCCTCTTCGCCCAGCAGATGGCCGCGCGCGCCCAACTGGAGCAGATGCGCCGCGCACTCCCTCCGGGAGTGGGGGGCCACGAGGGTGAGGAAGGGCATCCGGGGGCCCGTACGGGTGGGCCGTACCTGTAA
- a CDS encoding pyridoxamine 5'-phosphate oxidase family protein — protein MPLTADTRHALDLLARAEHGQVAASLRALPFLAPARHAVVADRLLLRLCGRQGTCAGQVVAYGAGTADRWSVQVVGVCETAEPTAEERALFPADGLKEPLYLWVTPECATVHVEEHA, from the coding sequence ATGCCGCTCACCGCCGACACCCGGCACGCCCTCGACCTCCTCGCCCGTGCCGAGCACGGCCAGGTGGCGGCCAGCCTGCGCGCCCTGCCCTTCCTCGCGCCGGCCCGCCACGCCGTCGTCGCCGACCGCCTGCTCCTGCGCCTGTGCGGGCGCCAGGGCACCTGCGCGGGCCAGGTCGTCGCGTACGGGGCCGGCACGGCCGACCGCTGGTCGGTCCAGGTCGTCGGGGTGTGCGAGACGGCGGAGCCGACGGCGGAGGAACGGGCGCTGTTCCCGGCGGACGGGCTCAAGGAGCCGCTGTACCTGTGGGTGACGCCGGAGTGCGCGACGGTGCACGTGGAGGAACACGCGTAA
- a CDS encoding molybdopterin molybdotransferase MoeA has translation MSRPDTHADDLDVEEVLALVRNPRSTGEAGEAREAGDGARAGAPGAQPAAPATPTTPSAPSAPTPHHHATPWPQARAIATRAGRTLAARRTPRSVPLDHALGLPLAAPLTALTDLPSFDTSAMDGWAVAGPGPWAVREDGVLAGQTASERLADGTAVRIATGARIPLDTTAVLRSEHGRTDGNGRLHATKDVQHGQDIRPRAQECRAGEVLLPEGAVVTAAVLGLAAAAGYDTLAVTARPRAEVLVLGDELLTKGRPHDGLIRDALGPMLPPWLRALGAEVPVVRRLGDDAEALYRAISASEADLIVTTGGTAAGPVDHVHPILARIGAELLVDGVKVRPGHPMLLARIKEGQHLVGLPGNPLAAVSGLLTLAEPLLRSLAARPASEPYALPLKEAVQGHPSDTRLIPVAVRGERAVPLHYNGPAMLRGVAVADALAVVVPGGVRAGEDVELLELPWGLGG, from the coding sequence ATGAGCCGCCCCGACACCCACGCGGACGACCTCGACGTCGAGGAGGTGCTGGCACTCGTGAGGAACCCACGGAGCACCGGGGAGGCCGGCGAAGCCAGGGAGGCCGGGGACGGCGCGCGTGCCGGTGCCCCCGGCGCCCAGCCCGCTGCCCCGGCGACCCCCACCACCCCCTCCGCCCCCTCCGCCCCCACCCCTCACCACCACGCCACCCCCTGGCCCCAGGCCCGCGCCATCGCCACCCGCGCGGGCCGCACCCTCGCCGCTCGCCGCACCCCCCGCTCCGTCCCCCTCGACCACGCCCTCGGCCTCCCCCTGGCCGCTCCCCTGACCGCCCTCACCGACCTGCCGTCGTTCGACACCTCGGCGATGGACGGCTGGGCGGTCGCGGGACCGGGCCCCTGGGCCGTGCGGGAGGACGGGGTGCTCGCCGGGCAGACCGCGTCGGAGCGGCTGGCCGACGGGACGGCCGTGCGGATCGCGACCGGCGCGCGGATCCCGCTGGACACCACGGCCGTCCTGCGCAGCGAGCACGGCCGGACCGACGGGAACGGGCGGCTGCACGCCACCAAGGACGTCCAGCACGGGCAGGACATCCGGCCCCGCGCGCAGGAGTGCCGTGCCGGGGAGGTGCTGCTGCCCGAGGGGGCCGTCGTGACGGCGGCGGTGCTGGGGCTCGCGGCGGCGGCCGGGTACGACACGCTCGCGGTGACGGCCCGGCCGCGCGCCGAGGTGCTGGTGCTCGGTGACGAGCTGCTGACCAAGGGGCGCCCGCACGACGGGCTCATCCGGGACGCGCTGGGGCCGATGCTGCCACCGTGGCTGAGGGCGCTGGGCGCCGAGGTGCCGGTGGTGCGGCGGCTCGGGGACGACGCGGAGGCGCTGTACCGGGCGATCAGCGCGTCCGAGGCCGACCTGATCGTCACGACCGGAGGGACCGCCGCCGGGCCCGTGGACCACGTCCACCCGATCCTCGCGAGGATCGGCGCCGAGCTGCTGGTCGACGGGGTGAAGGTGCGGCCAGGGCACCCCATGCTGCTGGCCCGGATCAAGGAGGGGCAGCATCTGGTCGGGCTGCCGGGCAACCCCCTCGCGGCCGTCTCCGGGCTCCTCACCCTCGCCGAGCCCCTGCTGAGGAGCCTCGCGGCGAGGCCCGCGTCCGAGCCGTACGCGCTGCCACTGAAAGAGGCGGTGCAGGGGCATCCGTCCGACACGCGGTTGATCCCCGTCGCGGTGCGGGGGGAGCGGGCCGTGCCGTTGCACTACAACGGGCCGGCGATGTTGCGGGGGGTCGCGGTGGCGGACGCGTTGGCGGTAGTGGTGCCGGGTGGGGTGCGGGCGGGGGAGGACGTCGAACTGCTGGAGCTGCCTTGGGGGTTGGGGGGGTGA
- the pdhA gene encoding pyruvate dehydrogenase (acetyl-transferring) E1 component subunit alpha, with product MTVESTAPRTPRRGGGGKAGTTRKAGPRAASKKSTEPELVQLLTPSGERVADAEYDKYVADITPEQLRGLYRDMVLTRRFDAEATALQRQGELGLWASLLGQEAAQIGSGRALRDDDYVFPTYREHGVAWCRGVDPTNLLGMFRGVNNGGWDPNSNNFHLYTIVIGSQTLHATGYAMGVAKDGADSAVIAYFGDGASSQGDVAESFTFSAVYNAPVVFFCQNNQWAISEPTEKQTRVPLYQRAQGYGFPGVRVDGNDVLACLAVTKWALERARAGEGPTLVEAFTYRMGAHTTSDDPTRYRLDDERAAWEAKDPILRLRSYLRSLEGPNHTDEGFFAELEAESEALGKRVREAVRAMPDPDRFAIFENAYADGHSLVDEERAQFAAYQASFTDVEGV from the coding sequence GTGACCGTGGAGAGCACCGCCCCGCGCACACCGCGACGCGGCGGCGGAGGCAAGGCCGGTACGACCCGTAAGGCCGGCCCCCGCGCCGCCTCGAAGAAGAGCACCGAACCCGAACTCGTCCAGCTCCTGACCCCCTCGGGCGAACGGGTCGCGGACGCCGAGTACGACAAGTACGTCGCGGACATCACCCCGGAACAACTCCGCGGCCTCTACCGCGACATGGTCCTCACCCGCCGCTTCGACGCCGAGGCCACCGCCCTCCAGCGCCAGGGCGAACTGGGCCTGTGGGCCTCGCTGCTCGGCCAGGAGGCCGCCCAGATCGGCTCCGGCCGGGCCCTGCGCGACGACGACTACGTCTTCCCGACCTACCGCGAGCACGGCGTCGCCTGGTGCCGCGGCGTCGACCCGACGAACCTGCTCGGCATGTTCCGGGGCGTCAACAACGGCGGCTGGGACCCGAACAGCAACAACTTCCACCTCTACACGATCGTCATCGGCTCCCAGACGCTGCACGCGACCGGGTACGCGATGGGCGTCGCCAAGGACGGCGCCGACAGCGCTGTCATCGCCTATTTCGGGGACGGCGCCTCCAGCCAGGGTGACGTCGCCGAATCGTTCACCTTCTCCGCCGTCTACAACGCGCCCGTCGTGTTCTTCTGCCAGAACAACCAGTGGGCGATCTCCGAGCCGACCGAGAAGCAGACGCGGGTACCGCTGTACCAGCGCGCGCAGGGGTACGGGTTCCCCGGCGTCCGGGTCGACGGGAACGACGTGCTGGCCTGCCTCGCGGTGACGAAGTGGGCGCTGGAACGCGCGCGGGCCGGTGAGGGGCCGACGCTGGTCGAGGCGTTCACCTACCGGATGGGCGCGCACACCACCTCCGACGACCCCACCCGCTACCGGCTCGACGACGAACGGGCCGCCTGGGAGGCGAAGGACCCCATCCTGCGGCTGCGTTCCTATCTGCGGTCGCTGGAGGGGCCAAACCACACGGACGAGGGATTCTTCGCGGAACTGGAGGCCGAGTCCGAGGCGTTGGGCAAACGAGTGCGGGAAGCGGTCCGGGCGATGCCGGACCCGGACCGGTTCGCGATCTTCGAGAACGCGTACGCGGACGGGCACTCGCTCGTCGACGAGGAGCGTGCCCAGTTCGCCGCCTACCAGGCGTCGTTCACAGATGTAGAGGGGGTCTGA
- a CDS encoding NAD(P)H-quinone oxidoreductase, with the protein MRAITISEPGGPEVLGWSDVPDAVAGEGEVVVEVVAGAVNRADLLQRQGFYNPPPGASAYPGLECSGRIVEVGAGVSGWRVGDEVCALLAGGGYAEKVAVPAGQLLPVPKGVDLVRAAALPEVACTVWSNVFMISHLRPGETLLVHGGSSGIGTMAIQLGKAVGAKVAVTAGTAEKLRRCAELGADVLINYREQDFVEEVRAATGGAGADVILDNMGAKYLDRNVQALAVNGRLSIIGMQGGVKADLNIGTLLAKRAAISATSLRARPLEEKAAIVAAVREHVWPLVSEGHVRPVVDREIPMPEAGEAHRVVEESGHVGKVLLVVPR; encoded by the coding sequence ATGCGTGCGATCACTATTTCTGAGCCTGGTGGGCCCGAGGTGTTGGGGTGGAGCGATGTGCCGGATGCGGTGGCTGGGGAGGGGGAGGTGGTGGTCGAGGTTGTGGCTGGGGCTGTCAATCGGGCTGATCTGTTGCAGCGGCAGGGGTTTTACAATCCCCCGCCGGGGGCTTCGGCGTATCCCGGGCTGGAGTGTTCCGGGCGGATTGTTGAAGTGGGGGCCGGGGTGAGTGGGTGGCGGGTCGGGGACGAGGTGTGTGCGTTGCTCGCGGGTGGGGGGTACGCGGAGAAGGTGGCCGTGCCGGCGGGGCAGTTGTTGCCGGTGCCCAAGGGGGTCGATCTCGTGCGGGCCGCCGCGCTGCCGGAGGTCGCGTGCACCGTCTGGTCCAACGTTTTCATGATTTCCCACCTGCGGCCCGGGGAGACGTTGCTCGTCCATGGGGGGTCCAGTGGGATCGGGACGATGGCCATTCAGCTCGGGAAGGCCGTCGGGGCGAAGGTCGCGGTGACCGCCGGGACGGCGGAGAAGCTGCGGCGGTGTGCCGAACTCGGTGCCGATGTGCTCATCAACTACCGGGAGCAGGACTTCGTCGAGGAGGTGCGGGCGGCGACCGGCGGGGCCGGGGCCGACGTCATCCTCGACAACATGGGGGCGAAGTATCTCGACCGCAACGTCCAGGCGCTCGCCGTGAACGGGCGGCTCTCGATCATCGGCATGCAGGGGGGTGTGAAGGCCGACCTCAACATCGGCACCCTCCTCGCCAAACGGGCGGCCATCAGCGCGACGTCCCTCCGGGCCCGGCCCCTTGAGGAGAAGGCCGCCATCGTCGCCGCCGTCCGCGAGCACGTCTGGCCGCTGGTGTCCGAGGGGCATGTCCGGCCCGTCGTCGACCGGGAGATTCCCATGCCGGAGGCGGGGGAGGCGCATCGGGTGGTGGAGGAGAGCGGGCATGTGGGGAAGGTGCTGCTGGTGGTGCCTCGGTAG
- a CDS encoding potassium channel family protein, whose protein sequence is MKDHPRPPTKLSRLSLFRSLWYRSRSDARDDAEASRAVTMPTRSGVPPLAQVLRRLLLALLVLALTTFIVYLDHDGYNDNSDGSVDLLDAAYYATVTLSTTGYGDITPVSDAARLVNILVVTPLRVVFLIILVGTTLEVLTERTRQQVRVHRWRSRLRDHVVVVGYGTKGRHAAETLVGQGIAKDRIVVVDAQKKAVLLAAEDGLVSVIGDATRSETLLKAEVHTASQIIVCPQRDDTTALVTLTARQLNRRATIVVAAREDENVPLLKQSGADTVITSSSSAGRLLGVAMVSPVVANTLEDLMTLGSGLDIVERPVAPEEIGTSPRACADLVVAVVRRKKLLDYADPELGTLEVGDRVVTVSRAKVTEAA, encoded by the coding sequence TTGAAGGACCACCCGAGGCCACCGACGAAGCTGAGCAGACTCTCCCTGTTCCGCTCCCTGTGGTACCGCTCGCGCTCCGACGCCCGCGACGACGCCGAGGCGAGCCGCGCGGTGACGATGCCGACGCGCAGCGGCGTCCCCCCGCTCGCCCAGGTGCTGCGCCGCCTCCTGCTGGCCCTGCTGGTGCTGGCCTTGACGACGTTCATCGTCTACCTCGACCACGACGGCTACAACGACAACTCCGACGGCTCGGTCGACCTCCTGGACGCCGCCTACTACGCCACCGTCACCCTCTCGACGACCGGCTACGGCGACATCACCCCGGTCAGCGACGCGGCCCGCCTGGTGAACATCCTGGTCGTGACGCCGTTGCGCGTCGTCTTCCTGATCATCCTGGTCGGCACCACCCTGGAGGTCCTGACCGAGCGCACCCGCCAGCAGGTCCGCGTCCACCGCTGGCGCTCCCGCCTGCGCGACCACGTCGTGGTCGTCGGCTACGGCACGAAGGGCCGCCACGCGGCGGAGACCCTGGTCGGACAGGGCATCGCGAAGGACAGGATCGTCGTCGTGGACGCCCAGAAGAAGGCGGTGCTGCTGGCCGCCGAGGACGGCCTCGTCTCGGTGATAGGGGACGCGACCCGTTCGGAGACCCTGCTGAAGGCCGAGGTGCACACCGCCTCCCAGATCATCGTCTGCCCCCAGCGCGACGACACCACCGCCCTGGTCACCCTCACCGCGCGCCAGCTCAACCGCCGCGCCACGATCGTCGTCGCCGCCCGCGAGGACGAGAACGTGCCGCTGCTCAAGCAGAGCGGCGCCGACACGGTCATCACCAGCTCCAGCTCCGCCGGGCGCCTGCTGGGCGTCGCCATGGTCAGCCCGGTCGTCGCGAACACCCTCGAAGACCTCATGACCCTCGGCAGCGGCCTCGACATCGTCGAACGCCCCGTCGCCCCCGAGGAGATCGGCACCTCGCCCCGCGCCTGCGCGGACCTCGTCGTCGCGGTCGTCCGACGCAAGAAGCTGCTCGACTACGCGGACCCGGAGCTAGGCACGCTGGAGGTGGGGGACCGGGTGGTGACGGTGAGCCGGGCGAAGGTGACGGAGGCGGCGTAA
- a CDS encoding NTP transferase domain-containing protein: MTSYARPYDAVVLAGGGARRLGGADKPGVRVGGRALLDRVLGACADAARTVVVAEPRATVRPVEWIREDPPGGGPVAALDAGLRRTDAERVVVLSADLPFLAPDTVRRLLAALDAGADGALLADADGRDQPLVAAYRSAALRRELAALGDGLAGLPLRRLTAGLHLTRVPDPVASFDCDTWDDIATARARIREHDHVLDEWISAVKDELGIDLDVDTTLLLDLARDAAHGVARPAAPLTTFLVGYAAARADGTPEAVAEATRKATALALRWAEEEDEKGDKGDGKGGTSDAGSAAG, encoded by the coding sequence ATGACCTCGTACGCGCGCCCCTACGACGCCGTCGTCCTCGCGGGCGGCGGGGCGCGTCGGCTCGGGGGCGCGGACAAACCCGGCGTGCGCGTCGGCGGGCGGGCGCTGCTCGACCGGGTGCTCGGAGCGTGCGCCGACGCCGCCCGCACGGTCGTCGTCGCCGAGCCCCGGGCCACCGTCCGGCCGGTGGAGTGGATCCGCGAGGATCCGCCGGGCGGCGGCCCCGTCGCCGCGCTGGACGCCGGGCTGCGGCGGACGGACGCCGAGCGGGTCGTCGTCCTCTCCGCCGACCTGCCCTTCCTCGCGCCGGACACCGTACGGCGGCTGCTCGCCGCGCTGGACGCCGGTGCGGACGGCGCGCTGCTCGCCGACGCCGACGGGCGCGACCAGCCGCTGGTCGCCGCGTACCGCTCCGCCGCCCTGCGCCGGGAGCTGGCCGCGCTGGGCGACGGCCTCGCGGGGCTGCCGCTGCGCCGGCTCACCGCAGGACTCCACCTCACCCGCGTCCCGGACCCCGTCGCGTCCTTCGACTGCGACACCTGGGACGACATCGCCACCGCCAGGGCCCGGATCAGGGAGCATGACCACGTGTTGGATGAATGGATCTCCGCAGTCAAGGACGAGCTGGGCATCGACCTCGACGTCGACACCACGCTCCTCCTGGACCTCGCCCGCGACGCCGCGCACGGCGTGGCCCGCCCCGCCGCCCCCCTGACCACCTTCCTCGTCGGCTACGCCGCCGCCCGCGCCGACGGCACGCCCGAGGCCGTCGCCGAGGCCACCCGCAAGGCCACCGCGTTGGCCCTGCGCTGGGCCGAAGAAGAGGACGAGAAGGGCGACAAGGGCGACGGCAAGGGCGGCACGTCCGACGCCGGTTCGGCCGCCGGATGA
- a CDS encoding protein kinase domain-containing protein — MAQQQRSQGPSDPEATDGGMSDAPEQWGNGGLVGDGRYRLTRRLGRGGMAEVFAAEDVRLGRTVAVKLLRADLAEDPTSKARFTREAQSVAGLNHHSIVAVYDSGEDFVGGQSVPYIVMEIVEGRTIRDLLLNAEAPGPEQALIIVSGVLEALAYSHQHGIVHRDIKPANVIITHNGAVKVMDFGIARALHGASTTMTQTGMVMGTPQYLSPEQALGKAVDHRSDLYATGCMLYELLALRPPFVGETPLAVVYQHVQDIPVPPSQVSNGASPPELDGLAMRALAKEPDDRFQTAEEMRGLVQYALQMLYEQGGHSGTWNTGPVTAPLAQSPGGYASTTMMPQGGHGGTTSQIPQPILPQGYGSGDDGGFEGHGNHGSGRGKLWILAVLAVIAVAAGVAIALNNTGGGSGGGTGTTPSPSVSPSVTADSASPSPSDTESDDSGDSSTENSSTSGGGGYYTEPATPTPSPTPTPSEQPSSDPTPSDDDSPEPSDPTTGDTSNGSTNQGTGSSTGTTNGGTSDGGTNSGTTSEGSTTGLGGLTGG, encoded by the coding sequence ATGGCACAGCAGCAGCGCTCTCAGGGCCCGTCCGACCCCGAGGCGACTGACGGCGGTATGTCGGACGCGCCGGAACAATGGGGCAACGGCGGGCTCGTCGGCGACGGCCGGTACCGGCTGACGCGCAGACTCGGCCGCGGCGGCATGGCGGAGGTGTTCGCCGCCGAGGACGTGCGCCTCGGGCGGACCGTCGCCGTCAAGCTGCTGCGCGCCGACCTCGCCGAGGACCCGACGTCCAAGGCCCGCTTCACCCGCGAGGCCCAGTCGGTCGCGGGGCTCAACCACCACTCGATCGTCGCCGTGTACGACTCCGGCGAGGACTTCGTCGGCGGTCAGTCCGTGCCGTACATCGTCATGGAGATCGTCGAGGGGCGGACCATCCGCGACCTGCTCCTCAACGCCGAGGCGCCGGGCCCCGAGCAGGCCCTGATCATCGTCTCCGGGGTGCTGGAGGCGCTTGCCTATTCGCACCAGCACGGCATCGTGCACCGGGATATCAAGCCCGCCAACGTGATCATCACGCACAACGGCGCGGTCAAGGTGATGGACTTCGGCATCGCCCGCGCGCTGCACGGCGCGTCCACGACGATGACGCAGACCGGCATGGTCATGGGCACCCCGCAGTACCTCTCCCCTGAGCAGGCGCTCGGCAAGGCCGTGGACCACCGCTCCGACCTGTACGCCACCGGCTGCATGCTGTACGAACTCCTCGCGCTGCGGCCCCCGTTCGTCGGTGAGACCCCGCTCGCGGTGGTCTACCAGCACGTCCAGGACATCCCCGTCCCGCCGTCGCAGGTCTCGAACGGCGCCTCGCCGCCCGAGCTGGACGGGCTCGCCATGCGCGCCCTCGCCAAGGAGCCGGACGACCGGTTCCAGACGGCGGAGGAGATGCGCGGCCTCGTCCAGTACGCGCTCCAGATGCTGTACGAGCAGGGCGGTCACTCCGGCACCTGGAACACAGGCCCGGTCACCGCGCCGCTCGCCCAGTCCCCCGGTGGCTACGCGAGCACGACGATGATGCCGCAGGGCGGCCACGGCGGCACGACCTCGCAGATCCCCCAGCCGATCCTGCCCCAGGGCTACGGCTCCGGCGACGACGGCGGTTTCGAGGGCCACGGCAACCACGGCAGCGGCCGGGGCAAGCTGTGGATCCTCGCGGTGCTCGCGGTGATCGCCGTCGCGGCGGGCGTGGCGATCGCGCTCAACAACACCGGTGGGGGCAGCGGTGGCGGCACCGGCACAACCCCCTCGCCGTCGGTCTCGCCGTCCGTCACCGCGGACTCCGCCTCGCCCTCGCCGAGCGACACCGAGTCCGACGACTCGGGCGACTCGTCGACCGAGAACAGCTCCACCTCGGGCGGCGGGGGCTACTACACCGAGCCGGCCACGCCGACGCCGTCGCCCACGCCGACCCCGTCCGAGCAGCCCAGCTCCGACCCGACGCCCTCGGACGACGACTCCCCGGAGCCGTCCGACCCGACGACCGGCGACACCAGCAACGGCTCGACCAACCAGGGCACGGGCAGCAGCACCGGCACGACGAACGGCGGTACGTCCGACGGGGGGACGAACAGCGGGACCACGTCGGAGGGCAGCACGACGGGGCTCGGCGGGCTGACGGGCGGCTGA
- a CDS encoding Stk1 family PASTA domain-containing Ser/Thr kinase — protein sequence MSHDGAEGRFTGQSLAGGRYQVRGLLGEGGMASVHLAYDSVLDRQVAVKTLHSQLGREEAFRERFRREAQAVAKLTHTNIVSVFDTGEDQTGGETTPYIVMEYIEGRPLGSVLDADVRQHGAMPADQALKITADVLAALDISHEMGLVHRDIKPGNVMVDKRGVVKVMDFGIARAMQSGVTSMTQTGMVVGTPQYLSPEQALGRAVDARSDLYSVGIMLFQLVTGRLPFDADSPLAIAYAHVQEEPPRASSINRALPPAVDALISRALKKNPNERFPTAVAMREECLRVAASFQAAPPSIVPGAPVSSGQGVGSAVFPPLGTPAPGPAPTPGPYGPQGGGPYGAVPAPAPSYGYPQQGGFPTPAPAYGAQTYPLGGGPATPPPSAPAGRRSTRPLVVGSVVVAVVAVGALLVALSFNGGGKKEEGGGTASESPSASAVAGHRGPDPTKTIESTECSEPEESYNDPDKIRVPNFKFKNIDSVKACLQAAGWRPKIVDVDENTFGEGTVMNQFPAADTDVDPKNMPEIQLNVSTGDPAS from the coding sequence ATGAGCCACGACGGTGCCGAGGGCCGCTTCACGGGGCAGTCGCTGGCGGGCGGACGCTACCAGGTACGCGGGCTGCTGGGCGAGGGCGGCATGGCCTCGGTCCACCTCGCCTACGACTCCGTCCTCGACCGGCAGGTCGCCGTCAAGACGCTGCACTCCCAGCTCGGCCGCGAGGAGGCGTTCCGCGAGCGGTTCCGGCGCGAGGCGCAGGCCGTGGCCAAGCTCACCCACACCAACATCGTCTCCGTCTTCGACACCGGCGAGGACCAGACGGGCGGCGAGACGACGCCGTACATCGTCATGGAGTACATCGAGGGCCGCCCGCTCGGCTCGGTCCTCGACGCGGACGTCCGCCAGCACGGGGCGATGCCCGCCGACCAGGCGCTGAAGATCACCGCCGACGTCCTCGCGGCGCTCGACATCAGCCACGAGATGGGGCTCGTCCACCGCGACATCAAGCCCGGCAACGTGATGGTCGACAAGCGCGGCGTCGTCAAGGTCATGGACTTCGGCATCGCGCGGGCCATGCAGTCCGGGGTGACGTCGATGACGCAGACCGGCATGGTCGTCGGCACGCCGCAGTACCTCTCGCCGGAGCAGGCGCTCGGCCGGGCGGTCGACGCGCGCTCCGACCTGTACTCGGTCGGCATCATGCTGTTCCAGCTCGTCACCGGGCGGCTGCCGTTCGACGCGGACTCGCCGCTCGCGATCGCGTACGCGCACGTCCAGGAGGAGCCGCCGCGCGCCTCCTCCATCAACCGCGCGCTGCCGCCGGCCGTGGACGCGCTGATCTCCCGGGCGCTGAAGAAGAACCCCAACGAACGGTTCCCCACCGCCGTCGCGATGCGCGAGGAGTGCCTGCGGGTCGCCGCGTCCTTCCAGGCGGCGCCGCCGAGCATCGTGCCGGGGGCGCCGGTGAGCAGTGGGCAGGGGGTGGGGTCGGCGGTGTTCCCGCCGCTGGGGACGCCGGCACCGGGGCCTGCGCCGACGCCCGGCCCTTATGGCCCTCAGGGTGGCGGTCCGTACGGTGCGGTGCCCGCGCCCGCGCCCTCGTACGGCTACCCCCAGCAGGGCGGATTCCCGACGCCGGCTCCCGCGTACGGCGCCCAGACCTACCCCCTCGGGGGCGGGCCGGCCACGCCGCCGCCGTCCGCGCCCGCCGGCCGGCGCAGCACCCGGCCCCTCGTCGTCGGGTCGGTCGTCGTCGCCGTCGTCGCGGTGGGGGCGCTGCTCGTGGCGCTCTCCTTCAACGGGGGCGGCAAGAAGGAGGAGGGCGGCGGGACCGCGTCCGAGTCGCCCTCCGCGAGCGCCGTCGCGGGGCACCGGGGGCCGGACCCGACCAAGACGATCGAGTCCACGGAGTGCTCGGAGCCGGAGGAGTCCTACAACGACCCCGACAAGATCCGGGTGCCCAACTTCAAGTTCAAGAACATCGACTCCGTCAAGGCGTGCCTCCAGGCGGCCGGGTGGCGGCCCAAGATCGTCGACGTGGACGAGAACACGTTCGGCGAGGGGACGGTCATGAACCAGTTCCCGGCGGCGGACACGGACGTCGACCCGAAGAACATGCCGGAGATCCAGCTGAACGTGTCGACGGGGGATCCGGCGTCCTGA